In Drechmeria coniospora strain ARSEF 6962 chromosome 03, whole genome shotgun sequence, the DNA window taggtactgtactgtagtactaatacttagGCGAACAAGGCTTActatagtactccgtatatggGCATGGCATTGAACTCGGCCATcttttctcctcctccttatCGTCACGGCAAGCCCGATAAGCCAGCGCCTGGCCACCGTGTACAGAAGTGCTGGCAAGCCACCACGACGATCCCCAAGGACAGGCATTTTGCCAAGATTCAAGGTTCGATATCTGCCTACTATCAGTGCCTAGTACCAACCTTAATTTATGCTTGACAATGGCGAGCAAGGAACTCTGTCAAGCAGATGGGCCAACGATTTGGAGCACCAACACGGCAGGCAAGACGATCCcgcggcaaggacgagaCAGGCAGCCAATCCATGATGCGACGCACGAGGGTTTCAATTCTTGGGCAGCCGTTCGGCGGGATCAAGACATACGCGGCTTGTGCACTCTTCCGAGAAGATTCCCCGCATGCAGAGCAACGAAGCGCGTGACGAAGAATAGCCCGACCATGGTGgacggaggggggggggggggggctgcCTTTGTGACGGAGCCTACCACCTGTCGTACACGTACTAGTACAGCAGCAGGACAAGATTCTCGAGCcgacgtgcaagtacctgaACAGTGCTGGTAGAAAATTGGTGTTGATAATTAATTACCTGGTACTGTTCACCACGAGTGCCAAGGAGGTGACGGCAGGTTCCCTTTCGAGCACACGCACACGACCGTTCACGTGCTCCCCCCTTCTGGGAGGCATGAATTCTCAGCCGGTCGGGCTATTGCTTGTGCTGCatacctagtaagtaggtacgtTGTGGAAGCAGCGTGCGACGACGGATGGGATGGAACAGGTGCCCACCAGCAGGAAACCGGCAGGAAGCTTGCCGGCGCGTGACATGCATTCCTCGGCGGAGaagcaacggcggcgaggcacgCGACACAAGCACCGCCAACACATCGACCCAGGCCCCTGTCATCGCCGGTGCGCGCagcacatgcgcatgtactcggtactcgtAATCGAACTGCACGAACGCGCCCGGGTGCCATCGGTCCGCCTCTCGAATTGGGGCGCCTGATCCTCTGCgttttcgtcgtcgccatgtcgCCCTTTGGGGCTCGGTTGTTGGCGGCCAGCTACTTTTTATACCACAAGTAGGGGCACATGCAAGCACTCTTTGGCCCATAATAAATGCATGCGTACAAGCATGGCATGGAGGCGGACAACCAGTCACCAAACGACGGGGAAGCGGGGGTTCGTTATCCACAGTGGACCAGGCAGCATCCGCCGTGAGATCCGACACGCAGCGGCACATCTGAGGTacctattattaatactactgtacagtaggttaGTTCCAAGtagttactaggtaccaagtagTCAGTGCTGCCTTGAGTGACAGCAcattacctagtacttaataCTACTAATCCAGGTTCCAGTACAtcatgtgctgtaagtacacctccGTAGGTGTATTTATGCAAGTGTTTGGGCGTacacggtacggagtacagcacatgtgccTGCGGTGTTGTGCCGTAAGAATTCTGCACATGGGCAAATTACTCACCCAGTAGgtatgtactaggtactaatcTACCTACGGTGCCTaaggtattagtactaacagtacatgcaccggTGGACAGCAGTACGAACGTACTAAAGCACAGgctacaagtattaattacccgtaagtacggagtaggtggaGAAGAATTTCATACTATGGTGGTAGGTACTGTTACAACGTTATAGTGTGCTCGTATCTGTGCAAAAGTACACCTTCCTCGTGCTTGGTGGAGGTGCGGTTACCGCCAGTAGGTGCAGTACTGCTAGTGGCACATGCTCACcgaagcaagtacatgcacacgcatTGTACAAGCGAGTACAAGTTGTAACTACTTGCACATGGGGCAAGCAGTTGGTGTAAACAAGAACAtttgcagtactccgtacgtgccgATGCATGCCACTGCGCGGAGTGCATGGTGGGCGTGCGGTGATGGTTGCATTTTCTGTCGTAGTGCGCTGCATGTCGAACGTACCAGCAATCGCTATTCCggcacctgtactccgtaagtatgCATGCTGTTTTTGCCGCACGTACGGGTACGGGGCATGTACCACCGAATTCCTGCTGGCACTCCCACAATCGCTCGTGGCTGAACCCGAGGGCTCTCGAGGGGCGACGAACCTGGACGGTCTCGAACGTCGGGGCATTCGGTGCCTACCTGCCAAAGCCTGCCCATGCCCCAGACAGCGTCTTTCTCAAAGGCCGGCACGGGGACCCCCTGGTTCGATTCCAGGGAGCCTGTGATCGACTGTCTAGGACGTGAACGGGAAAAAATGTCCAGCGCCATGCACCGATGCCTGCATGCGCCCTGGCAGCAagtgctgcacatgtgcgtGTGCATTTATTACCGAGTACACATGCTTGGGTGCACCCATGTACTCGGTGCCGTCATGTACAAGAGGCTCTTACTTGAAAGTGAACATGAGTGAGGATGAGCACAGGGATGCTTGTGCAACGAACGGAataagcactgtaagtaatactcagtatccgtactccgtacagggcCATACAtttacagagtactgtacctgtaaaAGTACTCCGCGCATGGgccgtacaagcactccgtactgtaggtacaccTTTGTGTATGGAGCACTTCGCTGCgtcttactccgtactccgtcccgCCGTCGTATTCAGGTGCCACTTGGTTGCTGGTGGTAGGCTTCCATTCTTCATCGGCCGTCAGATGCAATCGTTCCTTTCGCCGTCTTCCACCCGACGAACATGCGTCTTGTGCCCCTTATCGTCCCTACCCagctctgtacatgcacaccgaCTTCTGTCTAGGCCGAGTAGTTATGCACTCACTCCATGTTGCTGCACGCACTATTGGACATGTGctctacaagtacctaccgtCCTGCCGCAAAGGATGGAACGAAAGAGGGCAAGgtcttggcctcgccgtctccaTGTTCAGTGGTCTCTACCGACATGGATAGTGgtggtgcatgtacctggcaccggcatcggcaaGCCTGTTGCCTTTGACCGTTGGTACCCGCTACTTCTGCTCGAGGGCGTTGGGAGGTGCCCCGTACTTGTGGCAGTTAAGTATAGTTGGTACCTTGAACGTAACAGTCATGCATGTCACAAACTGCGTTTGGCCCCGTAGCCGAAAAGTTTGAAGGGAATCGAGCATGAAGCACAGAGGACATGAAACTGGAACGGCGCCCGTGGTGCTGTGCACCGTTGCGGGAAGCCGAGCACTTGCGGCTGTTGGCTCTCGCTTGCGATGAAAGGAGAATATCCCAGGCGCACGATGCCGGGGCATgcaactccgtacttggatgtGCAAGTATTTAAGTGAACGGAgcttgtacctgcactggtcgtggtacatgtacatgccacTCTCACGGTCCGCCTTGTGAATCCGTGTACCAGCTGTTCAGTTGTATCTACTTACTAGGTTCTTGTATACTTGTTCTCGTGCCCTGTAGCCTCGGGCCAAGGCATGCTCCGACTGCAAGTGCCtccaagtactccatacccaagtacttacttctaCGGCTGCATTGCTGggactgtacggagtactccatacttgtaGCGGTAttgtactgcacaagtacaactactgtaggtgcatgcagtgcatgtacatgacatgtacaactactccgtactgtaaatacttgCACTCGCACTCGTCAAGCACATTACTCGTAACGGTCCTAGCCTGCGCCAGCCGTCGAACCTCGCTCCTATTTTATTATACCATGCACTCCATTAACCAGATGGGGCTGCTGGGATACCTGTCGGTGCCGCTAAGGTTATCCACTCTCCACTCTCCACCACGCGCCACGAACAGTGGCCTCTccctgctgctcgtccgcTACGCTACAGACCAGACCCATCCGTGTCCCGCCCCagcctctgcctctgccgacGACCAATAGCCCTCCCAACGGGCCACGACCACGAGTTCGCGCCGCCAACCGCTTGGCCCGGTCAACGTCCGTCAtgacctcctcctcctcctcgtcgaacCCTTTCTCGAAAAGTGTGGCGAaaccgtcgtcgaagccgtcgaaaCCGTCGTCGAAACTATCCTCCGTTCCCCCTATACCCAACCTCTCTCCGTCTGCCTCCTCGCCCGAACGGCTTCTCGATCCCCGCGActcggccatcgtcaccgacgccgcTCGAGCCGACGTCCCCTCGACGGGAGTTGCCAAcagctccgccgccgctccctcTCCCGGCAGCCGTCTCGCTGGCTCCGCCGGCGGTGACATCGAGATGGAGCCCGTCACCGGCCACCGCCGACGGAAGAGCAGCATCATGAGCCCCCCCGGCGTCGGCCCGTTCGCTCATCGCCCGCACCCTCACCCTTCCGTCAGCATACCCCAGGACGCGAGGCTCCTCCAGGGACCCAGCTCCGCTCGCTCCGCCCGCTCGTCGCGGGAGGGATCGGCGAGGGACAGCTCCGGCGAGGATGATGttcgcgacgacgaggagatgggcCTCAGCTCCCACGACCGCCGTCGAAGGCGGCGGAAGCGTCGGAGGAACACGAGGCTCGACAACCGCATCGCTCGAGAGAAGACCGTCTCGGAAGACGAGCGAAAGGAGGCCGACATGAGCGTCGTCAAGAACCTGGCCATCACCTGCACCTTCATCCTGCTCTGGTACATCTTTTCCTTGAGCATCTCGCTCGTGAGTCGGCCCCTCCAtccaccgccaccgcccAGGAGCCGGCCCGCGGTCCTCCTCTCTCTTCCGTCGCCTCTGCtgacgccgacctcgacagTATAACAAGTGGATGTTCGACAAGAACAACCTCAACTTCCAGTTCCCCCTCTTCACCACCTCGCTGCACATGGTCATCCAgttcttcctcgccggtgccgttCTCTACTTCATCCCCTCGCTGCGGCCGCAAAGCGGATACAGCTCCGATGGCGGCAGGTCGCGGCACGAGACGGAGCCGGCCAACGGCCCCGCCATGACCAAGCTCTTCTATCTCACCCGGGTCGGCCCCTGCGGCGTCTCGACCGGTCTTGACATCGGGCTGGGCAACGCGTCGCTCAAGTTCATCAGCCTCACCTTCTACAGTACGTTCCCCGCACCCGACCGGGCCCTTGCCCGCCGTGCCGTCCGTCTCGTTGCTGACGGCCCTCGTAGCCATGTgcaagtcgtcgtcgctcgccttcgtcctcgtcttcgccttCCTCTTCCGTCTCGAAGTCCCGACCTggcgcctcgtcgccatcatcgccaccatgtccttcggcgtcgtcctcatgGTCTTTGGCGAGATCGAGTTCAagctcggcggcttcgtcctcgtcatctccgccgccttcttctccggCTTCCGCTGGGCCCTCACCCAGATCCTGCTGCTCCGCAACCCTGCGACGTCGAACCCCTTCTCCAGCATCTTCTTCCTCACCCCCGTCATGTTCGTCACCCTCATCTCCCTCGCCGTGCCCGTCGAGGGTGTCGGAGCCCTGTGGGAGGGGCTCAAGGGTCTGAGCCAGCAGTGGGGCCCCGTCATGAcccccctcttcctcgtcttcccCGGATGCATCGCCTTCTGCATGACGGCGTCCGAGTTCGCCCTCCTCCAGCGCACCTCGGTCGTCACCCTGTCCATCGCTGGCATCTTCAAGGAGGTCGTcaccatctcggccgcctccgtcgtcttcggcgacAAGCTGACCCTCGTCAACTTTTTCGGCCTCATCACGACCATGGCGGCCATCGTTGCCTACAACTACGTCAAAATCAGCAAGATGCGGGAGGAGGCGGTGCAAACCGTCCACGGCTGCCATGTCGCCGCATCGCCTGCTTCACCCGTGAGCCATAGTGGAAACgacagcggcgacgaggacaatGACAGCAATGATGAGATGGCCGGTCTGCTGTATCGGAGCTCCAGCATGGGCCAGACGTCAGGCTCGTCGGATGGGAGCACCCAGATGAACCtgccggccggcgacgaccacAAAGGTCACAAATCGAGGCGAACGGATTGAATCGAATGGGCGGAACAGCATTCCCAGCATATAATCAGTCGGCTTAGCGAGTTTCTTTCGGTTGGCTTCCCAGCCACGATTTTCTCGGCTGCCTGAACGCGGCAGCCGACGAACGGTGGCGAGTAGGAGGCGGAAGGGTTGGACCGACGGCGCACCAGTGTAATTTGGACAGGTGCCGCCCATCTCAAGGCGAAATGGGGGGAGCCCGAGGAATGTAGCGGCACATTTTTTCCCAACTACTATTTGCATCAAGAGCGTGTACAATCAAGCTGTTGGCTACCAAACGTAGCAATATGCTTCTGCTTCTGTGCGCCATCGTGCCttgagcgtcgtcgtcgttgtcgttctGAGCAAGCCTTTTGCTTTCGGCAACGACACACACTCAATGGATGGACCATGAATAAGCATGGCGGCACGTATCCCGAAACGTTCATTATATTCTATATCAAGCCCTGTTCTGGCCATGGACCAAGCGGCTGTGCTATTCAAGATATGAGGATGTGGTAGTGATGTGTAATTGTGGTCAAAGTGCCCAAGTACCTTCATGATGAAACTTGCCAAGAATCGAGCATGCCATGCATGGTCTTGAAaaccgccgacgccgcacGCCGCACCGCTTTTGCCACCGTCGATCATGAAGGTCGCGGGACGATGAGGCCagagagagaggggggggggggggggggggagggagggagagccGTGGCCAtgtttgccgtcgccgtggaaCGGTCAGCCAAGCAGACGCAGGCCGTTCTTGGTCTTTTGTCCAGGCTTCACCACGCCTCCACCGCCGATGGGACCTAGGTTAGGCTCGTagctgccgccgttggcgccgCTCGCCTGGTTGCCCGACTTGTTCTTCTGCTTGTTTCTGTTGTGCTGCTTGTTCTTGTCCTTGGCGTTGACCGCCTTGATTTCGGTGTTGGCTTTCTTGACCACGACAGGGTGGCTTTGGATGTATTTGCCATTCATCTCCTTCGCAGCCTGGAAGAAGTCGTCAGCATCGCTGAAGCTGACGAAGCCGTAGCCCTTGGACTTGGAGGAGCGCTTGTCACGAATGACGCGGGCCTTTTGCACAGACTTCCAGCGCGAAAAGGCCTTCAGGAGTGACTCGTCGGTggtctcgccggcgaggttgCCGACGAAGATGCGCATGTGGGAAGGGTCCCACTCGAGCAGACTGTCGTCGGTCCACGACTTGCCACCGCCTTGGCGCGCCACCGTCTTCTTCTTGTCAGGAttggcagcggcggcgtccGCGTCAGGTCTGGGCGCTTCGACCGAGgcggtggccgtcgtcgccagggGTTTTCCGTCCCGTCCGACCTGCGGAGCGGCACCGTACGCAGTCTGCCATTCGGCAATCTGGGCGGCCTCGGTGGGGTCGAAGCCGATGCCGccaacggcagcggcgggtTCGGTGCCAGGTAGAGGAAACGGGTTGCGAATCTGGGGTGCGGAGtaggacgaggtcgagtgATAACCAGGCGCGTGTGCGCTGTACGcttgcgccgccggcggctgctgctgctgtccaGGGTACGACGGAGGCTGGGAGCCGGCGCtcaagccggcggcggcggcgctgcctGGGTAGGCGGGGTATGAAGGCGTTTGATACTTGGCGGCAGACGAGTACTGGTTCGACGAGGTGCCATACTGCTGGCCCTGCTGCTGGGGGGCGTAGCTACTCGCGGTGCCATatcgcgtcgacgacgagtccgggacggaggcggccgaggacgagccaaAGGCAGGCCTGAACGGGCCATGCTGATACGCGCCGGACGcggaagaaggaggaggttTCGACGGTAGGGAACTTGGGCCTGGAGGCGCCCGGTAGGCCATGATGAACAAACAGCACGACTTTGGCTTGGTGGCTTGGTGTTGCGAGTGAGTGAAGACGTACCTTGAGCAGAAGGCGCTCAAAGTCCTGGGTTGCCTCTTTCGGCTTCGGGAAATGAAGGAGCAGGCACGCCTGCCTTTCCTTGACAGAGGCTCGACAGTTGCTTCGCGGCAGAATCAAGTGTAAGGCAGTTGTTGGCAGCGGAAGGAGATGTCGCGGCCCTGAATGCGTCACGAGTGACATGGAACGAGGGGATGGCGCGAGAGAAATTTAGAGCATGCATCGTCACGTGATCGGAGCCTTGCCCAAAATCCAACAGCTCCGCTTTAGCGGGCACAAAGGTCCGAGTCGGAGTTGGGAATGGAGGCAGATCTGGGCTATCGCCCTTGTAAGCACGAGACACCCGCAGTTTGGCATGAAACTAAAAGCATGCAGAGTGCATGTTTTGGTTCCATTGGTTGTCACTTGCTGGTCGCAACGCTTGAGTTTCTCTCTGGTGCATCGATCGGCAGTTGGGATCCGGGCTTGGTTTTTGCCCTCCAGGTGCCGTTGTCAGATTCACCCACTGCCGTGCACATACTTGCACTTAtatgtacggaatacggagtacttacttattatACTGTGCATgttgtaatacagtacagccgGTATCACAGGTAAAGTATTAGTGCTTGTGAGTGCGCGGGACATGGCAGCGACACTTTGTCAGCACAACTTGATGCCAccacatgcacggagtactaaggCTAGGCGATATTATTACATGCAACCTTCCATGTACGGCggacttgcagtacttgacAACCAAGGTAGTGGCACAGCAAACACCTGCGAACTTGGGTGTCCTGTAGTGTTTACCAGTAGTATCAAttcctactaggtagtaacTTGGTACCAACCAGTACACCAAGGTACTGCTGCCAGTACAACTTGATAAGGCCGCACCTGCTATAAAAACCTGCCAGCTCGTGCCTCCGTGCCTCCAATGCcagttagtacctagtaggctgcAAGAGGCTCGCTCTCAGGTGGCTTCGGCTATTCGGAGGAGTACCAGATACCCAAACGCGTTGCATTCAAGGAGTAGAGGccgtgtacaggtacttgcttgtacttgtttgGATGGAATCTTCAGCGCCGTGCTCACTCACGTATTACGTCAGTCCCTGGTGGTCTCCCAACCGTTACAGCGCCGCCCCCGCCCACAATTCTGGCTGGCTGCCCGCTTTTCAGGCTCGCCCCAAAACTTCTTCGGTGTCGAGGCGGTCCTCCGGAGACGGACTTGAagcagccgtcggcctctcTCCAGTggctctctctctctcttcTTCCTATACCTACTCTCATCCCATCCCCACCCTCACCCACATCTCGTCTCAATCACCAAAACAGCACCTCCCAGATCTTCGTCAACGTGCAAGCACGTTCATCCGCCGACATGTCTGGCCCCGTGTAAGTTGATTCCAGAGACGGCCGGGACGGTCGAGCTCTCTCGTCGTCTTACCCCACCATGCCCCGCCCCAAAATCTGTCGTTCGCCTTGACGTCAATTCGCGCATCACGGGAAGCTGTCGTGACGAGACTTCATGGTGGTTTGAGCCGGCCGGCCCCTCCGTCACGGCCTGGATTGGATTGGCTTGACTTGGCTTGGCTTGCCGTCTTCACGCCGCCTTCCCCGCGTCCTCTCGAAGCCATGCTCATGTTCTTGACGCAGCGCTCGGCTTGCCAACCTCAAgcttggcgccgtcgagcaacGACGCTCCCCCTCCACCGCACACAGTTCCCACGACGGCACTTGGAGAAATGCTGACCGCGTCGCCAGCGCTGACCTGGGCCTCATTGGCCTCGCTGTCATGTGAGTCTCGGCCCCTCCCCACGCAAGATTTCCGACGACGTCCGAGGCTCACCCTCGGCAGGGGACAGAACCTGATCATGAACATGGCCGACCACGGCTTCACCATCTGCGCCTTCAACCGAACCGTCTCCAAGGTCGACCGATTTCTCGAGAACGAGGCCAAGGGAAAGTCGATTGTCGGCGCCCACTCGATCGAGGAGTTCGTCGGCAAGCTCAAGTCGCCTCGCCGCATCAtgctcctcgtccaggcCGGCTCGCCCGTCGACGAGTGGATCGCCAACCTCCTGCcccacctcgccgccggggacatcatcatcgacggcggcaactcGCACTTCCCCGACTCCAACCGCCGCACCAAGGAGCTCCAGGCCAAGGGCATCCGcttcgtcggctccggcgtctccggcggcgaggagggtgcCCGCTTCGGCCCCTCCCTCATGCCCGGCGGCAACGAGGAGGCGTGGGCGCACATCAAGGACATCTTCCAGAGCATCGCCGCCAAGAGCGATGGCGAGGCCTGCTGCGAGtgggtcggcgacgagggtgctGGCCACTACGTCAAGATGGTCCACAACGGCATCGAGTACGGCGACATGCAGCTCATCTGCGAGGTAACCGAATGGCCCGCCGTCGGGGACGAGGCAGACGCTGACGGGTGCCTCCGCTAGGCTTACGACATCATGAAgcgcggcctcggcctctccAACAAGGAGATCGGTGACGTCCTCGCCAAGTGGAACAAGGGTGTCCTGGACTCGTTCCTCATCGAGATCACCCGCGACATCATGTActacaacgacgacgacggcaaggccctcgtcgagaagaTCCTCGACAAGGCCGGCCAGAAGGGAACGGGCAAGTGGACGGCCGTCAacgccctcgacctcggcatgCCCGTCACGctcatcgccgaggccgtgctGGCCCGCTGCCTGTCCGGCATCAAGGACGAGCGCGTCctggcgtcgtcgaagctCCAGTACGTCAGCCGTCACGCCGGAAAGTTTGAGGGCAACAGGGAGCAGTTCCTCGAGGATCTCGAGCAGGCCCTCTACGCCTCCAAGATCATCTCGTACGCCCAGGGCTTCATGCTCATGCAGGAGGCAagcaccccccccccccccccccccgtcgacgtcgaggcctcCCCCGGCTGACACCAGCCCAAGGCTGCCAAGGAATACGGCTGGAAGCTCAACAAGCCTTCCATCGCCCTCATGTGGCGCGGCGGCTGCATCATCCGTTCCGTCTTCCTCAAGGACATCACGGCCGCCTACCGCAAGGAGCCCAACCTGACGAACCTGCTGTTCGACGACTTCTTCAACAAAGCCATCCACAAGGCGCAGCCCGGCTGGCgggacgtcgtcgcccagtCGGCCCAGCTCGGCATCCCGACGCCCGCCTTCTCCACGGCGCTGTCGTGGTTCGACGGCTACCGCACCAAGGACCTGCCCGCCAACCTGCTCCAGGCGCAGCGCGACTACTTCGGCGCCCACACCTTCCGCATCAAGCCCGAGTTCGCCAGCGCCAAGTACCCCGAGGGCCAGGACATCCACGTCAACTGGaccggccgcggcggcaacgtgtcggcctcgacctaCCAGGCATAAGCTCGCCAACGACGCTGCCGGACGGGGTCGCGAGACGAGGTAGGGAAGCGTGACGGAGTATGAGCGGAAGGAGGGATAATAATGCAAAAGATGCGCAGGCTCGAGCGATTGGCGGGCCGACGAGCCAGAACTGGGCGACTTTTGAATAGGCTGTCATGTACGCAGCTGGCACCGGCCGCAACGGCCACGCTCTCGGTGCGTTGTCGTGCCCGGTCGAGGATATCGGGCAGCGTGGAAGGGAATGGTAGATGGCTACATGGAGGCGTCTACGACGCAGTGGAGGATCCGTTCCTCACCCACGTACGGAGGTGATTCGCTTGAATGATAGAGATGGCATTCCATGCCTTCTGCTCGCCTTTTGGAGCTCACCGCTGCTGTACCTGGAGATGTTTCTGCCGGCTGGAATAGAATACAATGTCCTGTCGCATATGCAGTCGTGATACCTCATAATGCCAGTATGCGTGCACCccacatgtaggtgtacttacaagtactatacagactcgtacatgtgcagtaataataattacagtactccgtacggaggccaatgtacatgcatgtacttgagtgcttgtacaagtagttgtatgtaTTATTCTAGGAATTATTACtctgtgtac includes these proteins:
- a CDS encoding nucleotide-sugar transporter, yielding MTSSSSSSNPFSKSVAKPSSKPSKPSSKLSSVPPIPNLSPSASSPERLLDPRDSAIVTDAARADVPSTGVANSSAAAPSPGSRLAGSAGGDIEMEPVTGHRRRKSSIMSPPGVGPFAHRPHPHPSVSIPQDARLLQGPSSARSARSSREGSARDSSGEDDVRDDEEMGLSSHDRRRRRRKRRRNTRLDNRIAREKTVSEDERKEADMSVVKNLAITCTFILLWYIFSLSISLYNKWMFDKNNLNFQFPLFTTSLHMVIQFFLAGAVLYFIPSLRPQSGYSSDGGRSRHETEPANGPAMTKLFYLTRVGPCGVSTGLDIGLGNASLKFISLTFYTMCKSSSLAFVLVFAFLFRLEVPTWRLVAIIATMSFGVVLMVFGEIEFKLGGFVLVISAAFFSGFRWALTQILLLRNPATSNPFSSIFFLTPVMFVTLISLAVPVEGVGALWEGLKGLSQQWGPVMTPLFLVFPGCIAFCMTASEFALLQRTSVVTLSIAGIFKEVVTISAASVVFGDKLTLVNFFGLITTMAAIVAYNYVKISKMREEAVQTVHGCHVAASPASPVSHSGNDSGDEDNDSNDEMAGLLYRSSSMGQTSGSSDGSTQMNLPAGDDHKGHKSRRTD
- a CDS encoding RNP domain protein, translated to MAYRAPPGPSSLPSKPPPSSASGAYQHGPFRPAFGSSSAASVPDSSSTRYGTASSYAPQQQGQQYGTSSNQYSSAAKYQTPSYPAYPGSAAAAGLSAGSQPPSYPGQQQQPPAAQAYSAHAPGYHSTSSYSAPQIRNPFPLPGTEPAAAVGGIGFDPTEAAQIAEWQTAYGAAPQVGRDGKPLATTATASVEAPRPDADAAAANPDKKKTVARQGGGKSWTDDSLLEWDPSHMRIFVGNLAGETTDESLLKAFSRWKSVQKARVIRDKRSSKSKGYGFVSFSDADDFFQAAKEMNGKYIQSHPVVVKKANTEIKAVNAKDKNKQHNRNKQKNKSGNQASGANGGSYEPNLGPIGGGGVVKPGQKTKNGLRLLG